One region of Priestia megaterium genomic DNA includes:
- a CDS encoding S1 domain-containing RNA-binding protein: MSIEVGSKLQGKVTGITNFGAFVELPGGSTGLVHISEVADNYVKDINDHLKVGDEVEVKVINVEKDGKIGLSIKKAVDKPERPERPERPARAPRSDRPRDSRPQRNNNRGGGNDFRTKETFEQKMNRFLKDSEERLSSLKRHTESKRGGRGAKRG, from the coding sequence ATGTCAATCGAAGTAGGCAGCAAGTTACAGGGAAAGGTAACAGGTATTACGAACTTTGGAGCTTTTGTTGAGTTACCAGGAGGTTCAACAGGCTTGGTTCATATCAGTGAAGTAGCTGATAATTACGTAAAGGACATTAACGACCATTTAAAAGTGGGCGACGAAGTTGAAGTCAAAGTAATTAACGTTGAGAAAGATGGTAAAATTGGTCTTTCAATTAAGAAAGCGGTAGACAAACCAGAACGTCCAGAAAGACCAGAGCGTCCTGCAAGAGCGCCACGCTCAGACCGTCCACGTGATTCACGCCCACAACGTAATAACAATCGTGGTGGCGGTAATGATTTCCGTACAAAAGAAACATTCGAACAAAAAATGAATCGTTTCTTAAAAGACAGTGAAGAACGTTTATCTTCCCTAAAACGCCATACCGAATCAAAACGCGGTGGACGCGGTGCAAAACGCGGTTAA
- the spoIIE gene encoding stage II sporulation protein E codes for MQKTERDFASPTTEAVFNRTRLEMSRVFTKAGMKTEKVLFQWGLLLLVVGFLLGRALILMKIMPFALPFFAAVMAIKKEKAPLASLAVLAGAFSVSIQNGGTVFATLFVFLLIHRFSGILTMDPLKKLPFTVFSAMLLTKLTIFYVFTKEFTMYDFTFVAVEAGLSFILTMIFLQSVPLISYRKRKQSLKTEEVISLIILLASVMTGTIGWMIYGLSAEHILSRYLVLVFAFVSGPTIGATVGVVTGLILSFANVSSLYEMSLLAFSGLLGGLLKDGKKLGAALGLVVGSLLIGLYAQADQGLTTNLYESLTAVVLFLLTPSFVLKNLSKLVPGTSENMLEQQQYVRKIRDVTANRVEQFSNVFQALSKSFTQNGFYDEKPSADKEVDYFLSSVTERTCQFCFKKEQCWAQQFDTTYEYMKEIMLEVDNGTLEQNPRLIREMDKHCVKSKKVIDVIEHELTYFKANQHLKAQIQESRRIVAEQLHGVSEVMGNFAKEIKRERENLNVQEEQILEALRNFGMEINQIEIYSLEPGNVDIEMWVPYCHGRGECEKIIAPMLTDILGESIVVKNEECAKYPQGYCHVSFGCTKAYVVDTGVAHAAKGGGFVSGDSYSMIELNAGKYALAISDGMGNGERAHYESSETLQLLKQILQTGIEETIAIKSINSILSLRTNDEIFSTLDLAMIDLQDANVNFLKIGSTPSFIKRGDKVIKIQASNLPMGIIEEFEVDVVNEQMKAEDLLIMMSDGVFEGPKHVENYEMWMKRKIGELQTNDPQEIADLIMEEVIRTKSGLIEDDMTVVVAKLQHNTPKWSSIPSYAYRKKAQ; via the coding sequence ATGCAAAAGACGGAAAGAGATTTTGCAAGTCCAACAACAGAGGCGGTATTTAACCGAACTAGATTAGAAATGTCCCGTGTATTTACAAAGGCGGGTATGAAAACGGAAAAGGTGTTATTTCAATGGGGATTATTGCTGCTAGTCGTAGGTTTCTTATTAGGACGAGCGTTAATTTTAATGAAAATCATGCCATTTGCTTTGCCATTCTTTGCAGCCGTAATGGCTATAAAGAAAGAAAAAGCACCGTTAGCAAGTTTAGCCGTATTGGCAGGGGCATTTAGTGTTTCTATTCAAAATGGAGGTACCGTATTTGCTACACTATTTGTTTTCTTACTAATTCATCGATTTAGCGGCATACTGACAATGGATCCGTTAAAGAAACTGCCGTTCACTGTATTTAGCGCGATGTTACTTACAAAACTAACTATTTTTTATGTGTTTACCAAGGAATTCACCATGTATGATTTTACATTTGTGGCAGTAGAAGCAGGGTTGAGCTTTATCTTAACAATGATTTTCCTACAAAGCGTGCCTTTAATTTCATATCGAAAGCGAAAACAATCATTAAAAACAGAAGAAGTGATTTCTCTTATTATTTTGTTGGCATCTGTTATGACAGGGACAATAGGGTGGATGATTTACGGCCTTTCGGCTGAACATATATTATCTCGTTACTTAGTACTAGTTTTTGCGTTTGTATCTGGCCCTACGATAGGAGCTACGGTCGGGGTCGTAACCGGTTTAATTTTAAGTTTCGCGAATGTTTCTAGTTTGTACGAAATGAGTTTACTCGCTTTTTCTGGCTTGCTTGGAGGACTTTTAAAAGACGGTAAAAAGCTAGGGGCAGCTCTAGGGCTGGTTGTTGGTTCATTGCTAATTGGCCTATATGCTCAGGCAGATCAAGGATTGACGACTAATTTGTATGAATCACTGACGGCCGTTGTCCTATTTTTATTAACCCCATCTTTTGTTTTGAAAAACTTAAGTAAACTAGTACCAGGGACATCTGAAAATATGCTTGAACAACAGCAGTACGTGCGTAAGATCCGAGATGTAACAGCAAATCGCGTAGAACAGTTTTCAAATGTTTTTCAAGCACTTTCCAAAAGCTTTACGCAAAATGGATTTTACGATGAAAAGCCAAGCGCTGATAAAGAAGTTGATTATTTCTTAAGCAGCGTTACCGAAAGGACGTGCCAATTTTGTTTTAAAAAAGAACAATGCTGGGCACAGCAGTTTGATACAACCTATGAATATATGAAGGAAATTATGCTTGAAGTTGATAATGGCACTCTTGAACAAAATCCAAGGCTAATTCGAGAAATGGACAAACATTGCGTGAAATCGAAAAAAGTCATCGATGTGATTGAGCATGAACTTACGTATTTTAAAGCCAATCAGCACTTAAAAGCACAAATTCAAGAAAGTAGAAGGATTGTAGCAGAACAGCTTCACGGTGTCTCTGAAGTCATGGGGAATTTTGCAAAAGAAATTAAGCGAGAGCGCGAAAATTTAAATGTACAAGAAGAACAGATTTTAGAAGCTCTTCGTAACTTTGGGATGGAAATCAATCAAATTGAAATTTATAGCTTAGAACCTGGAAATGTAGATATTGAAATGTGGGTGCCATATTGTCACGGAAGAGGAGAATGCGAGAAAATTATTGCGCCAATGCTTACGGATATTTTAGGTGAAAGTATTGTAGTAAAGAACGAAGAATGTGCTAAATATCCTCAAGGCTATTGCCACGTTTCGTTTGGCTGTACAAAAGCATACGTTGTTGATACAGGCGTAGCACATGCTGCTAAAGGCGGAGGGTTTGTATCCGGTGACAGCTATTCCATGATTGAGCTAAACGCCGGTAAATATGCACTAGCTATTAGTGATGGCATGGGAAATGGAGAGCGTGCCCACTATGAAAGCAGCGAAACGCTTCAGCTGTTAAAACAAATTTTACAAACAGGAATAGAAGAGACAATTGCAATTAAATCGATTAACTCTATTTTATCCCTGCGTACAAACGATGAGATCTTTTCGACCTTAGATTTAGCGATGATTGATTTACAAGATGCCAATGTAAACTTCTTGAAAATCGGTTCTACGCCAAGCTTCATCAAACGCGGAGATAAGGTTATTAAAATACAGGCAAGCAATTTGCCAATGGGCATTATTGAAGAATTTGAAGTGGATGTTGTGAATGAACAAATGAAGGCGGAAGACTTGTTAATTATGATGAGTGACGGTGTATTTGAAGGACCGAAACACGTTGAGAACTACGAAATGTGGATGAAGCGAAAAATTGGCGAGCTTCAAACAAACGATCCACAAGAAATTGCAGACTTAATTATGGAAGAAGTTATTCGAACAAAATCAGGTTTAATTGAAGATGATATGACGGTAGTTGTGGCAAAACTTCAGCACAATACCCCGAAATGGTCATCGATTCCTTCTTACGCTTATCGTAAAAAAGCACAATAG
- a CDS encoding VWA domain-containing protein — protein sequence MKKGTLKQMLVITDGGSNTGEDPVAMAALAKEQGISVNVIGVMEEDTIDEQSTNEIEGIAMSGGGVSQIVYVKQLSQTVQMVTRQAMTQTLQGVVNKELQQILGSSNSRLEELSPEKRGEIMEVVDELGETVDLEILILVDMSGSMKNKLPTVKESLLDLSLSLNARMGHNQFSIFLFPGKKKDVEKLMDWNPRLESLSTIFPKLTAGGITPTGPAIKEATHYFTKKRSLRGLLKNNEQYIEESGM from the coding sequence ATGAAAAAAGGTACATTGAAACAGATGTTGGTCATTACGGACGGTGGTTCAAATACAGGTGAAGATCCGGTAGCAATGGCTGCACTAGCTAAAGAACAAGGAATTAGTGTAAACGTTATTGGTGTGATGGAAGAGGATACAATTGATGAGCAAAGCACGAATGAAATAGAAGGCATTGCCATGTCAGGCGGTGGCGTGAGTCAAATTGTTTACGTAAAACAGCTGTCTCAAACTGTTCAAATGGTTACAAGGCAGGCAATGACGCAAACACTTCAAGGCGTTGTAAATAAAGAACTTCAGCAAATTCTAGGTTCCTCTAATTCAAGATTAGAAGAGTTATCTCCTGAGAAGCGAGGAGAAATCATGGAAGTGGTTGATGAACTTGGGGAAACGGTTGACTTAGAGATTCTTATTTTAGTTGACATGAGCGGAAGTATGAAAAATAAGCTCCCTACTGTAAAGGAGTCGCTGTTAGATTTATCGTTAAGCTTGAATGCTCGCATGGGGCACAATCAATTTTCAATCTTTTTATTTCCTGGGAAAAAGAAAGATGTAGAGAAGCTAATGGACTGGAATCCAAGATTAGAGTCGCTTTCAACGATTTTCCCAAAACTAACAGCAGGAGGTATTACGCCTACTGGACCGGCTATCAAAGAGGCTACTCATTATTTCACCAAAAAGCGCTCATTGAGAGGGTTGTTAAAAAATAATGAACAATACATTGAAGAATCAGGTATGTAA
- a CDS encoding protein kinase domain-containing protein codes for MNNTLKNQVCNLSPGTEIQGKWHHVHYKILEKLGVGATGVVYLVQLVNGTLAALKISFSNMSVTAEVNVLKKLSQVKDKVLGPRLLDVDDWSYGSHALSFYVMEYVKGQPLLSFISTRGTEWLQVFASQLLTDLENLHEEGWVFGDLKPENLVVTSNPVKVRWIDVGGTTLQGRSIKEFTDFYDRAHWGLGSRKAEPTYDLFAVSMVLIHAAYGKRINKTDKPAEQLKQFILTTKQLEPFGDVLYQAVTGKYKSAKEMKTEVLSVEKRRGAKSRGTKPQNVRQPSAPRVKVKKKRSHVLETLLLCTSVMLIYILYLFIQVL; via the coding sequence ATGAACAATACATTGAAGAATCAGGTATGTAACCTATCTCCGGGAACAGAAATTCAAGGGAAATGGCATCACGTCCATTATAAAATTCTTGAGAAATTAGGCGTGGGAGCAACTGGAGTTGTCTACTTAGTCCAATTAGTAAACGGAACGCTAGCGGCGTTAAAAATAAGCTTTTCCAACATGTCCGTTACAGCAGAAGTGAATGTATTAAAAAAGTTGTCTCAAGTCAAAGACAAAGTGCTAGGACCGCGTTTACTTGATGTAGATGATTGGAGCTATGGTTCTCACGCTCTTTCTTTCTATGTAATGGAGTATGTGAAAGGGCAGCCTCTCCTTTCTTTTATCTCAACAAGAGGGACAGAATGGTTGCAAGTGTTTGCAAGTCAGCTCTTAACAGACTTAGAAAACCTTCATGAAGAAGGGTGGGTATTTGGCGATTTAAAACCCGAAAACCTGGTCGTAACATCTAACCCCGTAAAAGTTCGATGGATCGACGTGGGAGGAACAACTCTGCAAGGGCGGTCAATAAAAGAATTTACCGACTTTTATGATCGAGCGCACTGGGGGCTTGGCTCCCGAAAAGCAGAACCGACCTATGATTTGTTTGCCGTATCTATGGTTTTGATTCACGCGGCTTATGGCAAGCGAATTAATAAAACAGACAAACCGGCTGAACAATTAAAACAATTTATATTAACAACAAAGCAGTTGGAACCTTTCGGAGACGTTTTGTATCAAGCGGTTACGGGAAAGTATAAGTCAGCTAAAGAAATGAAAACAGAGGTGTTATCGGTCGAAAAAAGAAGAGGGGCAAAAAGTAGAGGAACAAAGCCTCAAAACGTTCGTCAACCGTCTGCCCCTCGTGTTAAAGTAAAGAAGAAGCGTTCTCACGTGTTAGAGACGCTACTACTTTGTACGTCTGTAATGTTGATTTATATTTTGTATCTATTTATTCAAGTGCTATAA
- the tilS gene encoding tRNA lysidine(34) synthetase TilS, giving the protein MEKQVNNFMTKHQLLSAGSTVVVGISGGPDSLALLHFLWSLKEQKSLTIIAAHVDHMFRGQESQQDMEYVQNYCKQLNIKCEAKQIDVTAYQKERKLSSQVAARECRYAFFTHVMKKHKANLLALGHHGDDQIETMLMRMVRGSTMNGYAGMQPKRPYGHGFIIRPFLAVTKEEINRYCKLHGLTPRIDPSNEKDSYTRNRFRHYVLPFLKQENVAVHEKFQQFSENLHEDQAYLEELTTDVMNKVMRKKLQNEILIDRDCFLRIRKPLQRRGIQLILNYLYKEIPPTLSSAHVDTLVGFCESEKPSGTLDFPNGLRIIRSYNDCLFTFNEGNIEPYEFIVPIPGVVELPNGHQLICEIHNKVEDIKGNDVFLLDEAHDLQSLKVRTRKNGDKMRVKGMKGHKKVKDIFIDEKIPLHFRDHWPVVEDSQGTILWLPGLKKSAYELHTHKSRYVILYYK; this is encoded by the coding sequence ATGGAAAAGCAAGTGAACAATTTTATGACAAAACATCAGTTATTATCCGCAGGCTCTACGGTGGTTGTAGGTATTTCTGGTGGTCCTGATTCTTTAGCGCTGCTGCATTTCTTATGGAGTCTGAAAGAGCAAAAATCTCTTACGATTATTGCTGCTCATGTTGATCATATGTTCCGGGGCCAAGAGTCACAGCAAGACATGGAATATGTGCAGAACTACTGCAAACAATTGAATATTAAATGTGAGGCGAAGCAGATTGATGTTACTGCCTATCAGAAGGAAAGAAAGCTATCTTCTCAAGTAGCTGCCAGAGAATGCCGCTATGCATTTTTTACTCATGTTATGAAGAAGCACAAAGCAAACCTTCTTGCATTAGGACATCACGGAGATGATCAGATTGAAACGATGTTAATGCGAATGGTTCGAGGTAGTACGATGAATGGATACGCAGGGATGCAGCCCAAGCGGCCATATGGGCATGGATTTATTATTAGGCCTTTCCTAGCCGTAACGAAAGAAGAAATCAATCGCTACTGTAAGCTACATGGGCTTACACCTCGAATTGATCCGAGTAATGAGAAAGACTCGTACACGAGAAATCGGTTTCGTCATTACGTTTTGCCATTTTTAAAGCAAGAAAACGTCGCTGTACATGAAAAATTTCAACAATTTAGCGAGAACTTGCATGAAGATCAAGCATACTTAGAGGAATTAACGACCGATGTGATGAATAAAGTAATGAGAAAGAAATTGCAAAATGAAATTCTCATTGATAGAGATTGTTTTCTAAGGATACGCAAGCCTTTACAAAGGCGTGGTATTCAACTAATATTAAACTATCTCTATAAAGAAATTCCTCCAACCCTTTCCTCAGCGCATGTTGACACGTTAGTAGGATTTTGTGAAAGTGAAAAACCGTCTGGGACGCTTGACTTTCCAAATGGTTTACGCATTATCCGATCTTACAACGACTGTCTTTTCACCTTTAATGAGGGGAACATCGAGCCATATGAATTTATTGTTCCGATTCCAGGGGTCGTTGAGCTTCCAAATGGTCACCAGCTTATTTGTGAAATACATAATAAAGTCGAAGATATAAAAGGAAACGATGTTTTTCTTTTAGATGAAGCTCACGATTTACAATCATTAAAGGTAAGGACACGAAAAAATGGCGATAAAATGCGAGTAAAGGGCATGAAGGGACATAAAAAAGTAAAGGATATTTTTATCGATGAAAAAATCCCTTTACACTTCAGAGATCATTGGCCGGTAGTGGAAGATAGCCAAGGAACTATTTTGTGGCTACCTGGTTTGAAAAAATCTGCTTATGAACTGCATACACATAAGTCCAGATATGTTATTTTATACTATAAGTAG
- the hpt gene encoding hypoxanthine phosphoribosyltransferase, whose product MKQDIQEILISEEEIQQKVKELGKLLSEEYADRFPLVIGVLKGAMPFMSDLIKRVDTYLEMDFMDVSSYGNAMVSSGEVKILKDLDTSVEGRDILILEDIIDSGLTLSYLVELFKYRKAKSIKIVTLLDKPTGRKAAIKADYVGFEVPDAFVVGYGLDYQEKYRNLPYIGVLKPQVYSN is encoded by the coding sequence ATGAAGCAGGATATTCAAGAAATTTTGATTTCAGAAGAAGAAATACAACAGAAAGTAAAAGAATTGGGTAAGCTATTATCTGAGGAATACGCTGACCGTTTTCCTTTGGTAATCGGTGTACTAAAAGGCGCTATGCCTTTTATGTCTGATCTAATTAAGCGTGTTGATACATATTTAGAAATGGATTTTATGGATGTATCAAGTTATGGCAATGCGATGGTTTCTTCTGGTGAAGTAAAAATCCTAAAAGATTTAGATACATCAGTTGAAGGTCGAGACATTCTTATCTTAGAGGATATTATCGACAGCGGCTTAACACTTAGCTATCTTGTAGAGTTATTCAAGTACCGTAAAGCTAAGTCAATTAAGATTGTCACACTCTTAGACAAACCAACAGGTCGTAAAGCAGCTATTAAAGCAGATTACGTTGGATTTGAAGTACCTGATGCGTTCGTAGTAGGGTATGGATTGGATTATCAAGAAAAATATCGTAACCTGCCGTATATTGGGGTTCTTAAACCGCAAGTATACAGCAATTAA
- the ftsH gene encoding ATP-dependent zinc metalloprotease FtsH: MNRIFRNTIFYLLIFLVIIGVVSFFSGSNQKAEPMRYDTFVQHLDKGDVKSLSMKPERGVYVVQGKLDSYKKDQTFQTYIVDGDKALDRIDAASENNQVEVDFKPADETSGWVTFFTSIIPFVIIFILFFFLLNQAQGGGSRVMNFGKSKAKLYSEEKKKVKFKDVAGADEEKQELVEVVEFLKDPRKFAELGARIPKGVLLVGPPGTGKTLLARAVAGEAGVPFFSISGSDFVEMFVGVGASRVRDLFENAKKNAPCIIFIDEIDAVGRQRGAGLGGGHDEREQTLNQLLVEMDGFGANEGIIIIAATNRPDILDPALLRPGRFDRQITVDRPDVNGREAVLKVHARNKPLDESVNLKAIAMRTPGFSGADLENLLNEAALVAARQDKKKIEMVDIDEATDRVIAGPAKKSRVISKKERNIVAYHEAGHTIIGVVLDEADMVHKVTIVPRGQAGGYAVMLPKEDRYFMTKPELLDKIVGLLGGRVAEEIIFGEVSTGAHNDFQRATSIARKMVTEYGMSEKLGPMQFGQSQQGQVFLGRDLHSEQNYSDAIAHEIDNEIQRFIKESYERAKQILTENRDKLELVAQTLLEVETLDAEQINHLVDHGTLPDRSSHVTDEDVKVNIQTKTDDEEPKA; encoded by the coding sequence ATGAATCGGATCTTCCGTAATACCATCTTTTATTTACTTATATTTTTAGTCATTATTGGCGTGGTAAGCTTCTTTAGTGGCTCTAATCAAAAAGCAGAACCAATGAGATACGATACATTTGTTCAACACTTAGACAAAGGTGATGTGAAATCACTCTCTATGAAGCCTGAAAGAGGCGTGTATGTTGTGCAAGGAAAGTTAGATTCTTATAAAAAGGATCAAACGTTCCAAACTTACATCGTAGATGGTGACAAAGCACTTGATCGTATTGACGCTGCTTCAGAAAATAATCAAGTAGAAGTTGATTTTAAACCTGCTGATGAAACAAGCGGCTGGGTAACGTTCTTTACGTCAATCATTCCGTTTGTTATTATTTTCATCCTATTCTTCTTCTTACTGAACCAAGCTCAGGGCGGCGGAAGTCGTGTTATGAACTTCGGTAAGAGTAAGGCTAAGCTTTACAGCGAAGAAAAGAAAAAGGTTAAATTTAAAGACGTAGCTGGTGCAGACGAAGAAAAGCAAGAACTTGTGGAAGTTGTTGAGTTCTTAAAAGATCCTCGTAAATTCGCAGAGCTAGGTGCAAGAATTCCGAAGGGTGTCTTACTTGTGGGACCTCCTGGTACTGGTAAAACATTATTAGCAAGAGCTGTTGCTGGTGAAGCAGGCGTTCCTTTCTTCTCTATCAGTGGTTCGGACTTTGTTGAAATGTTTGTTGGGGTCGGTGCTTCTCGTGTTCGTGATTTATTCGAAAATGCGAAGAAGAATGCTCCATGTATTATCTTTATTGATGAAATCGATGCTGTAGGTCGTCAACGTGGCGCAGGTCTTGGTGGTGGACACGATGAGCGTGAACAAACATTGAACCAGTTGCTTGTTGAGATGGATGGTTTTGGTGCTAACGAAGGTATCATTATTATTGCAGCAACAAACCGCCCGGATATTTTAGATCCAGCGTTATTACGTCCAGGCCGCTTCGACCGTCAAATTACGGTAGATCGTCCAGATGTAAATGGCCGTGAAGCAGTGCTTAAAGTACATGCTCGCAATAAGCCTTTAGATGAATCAGTAAACTTAAAAGCAATTGCTATGCGTACGCCAGGTTTCTCAGGTGCAGATTTAGAAAACTTGTTAAACGAAGCTGCCTTAGTAGCTGCTAGACAGGACAAAAAGAAAATTGAAATGGTCGATATTGACGAAGCAACAGACCGCGTAATTGCAGGTCCAGCTAAGAAAAGTCGAGTTATTTCTAAAAAAGAACGCAATATTGTTGCTTATCATGAAGCAGGACATACAATTATCGGTGTCGTATTAGACGAAGCTGATATGGTACATAAAGTAACCATTGTTCCACGTGGGCAAGCTGGTGGATATGCTGTTATGTTACCAAAAGAAGATCGCTACTTTATGACGAAGCCAGAGCTGCTGGATAAAATTGTTGGATTGCTTGGTGGTCGCGTAGCTGAGGAAATTATTTTCGGCGAAGTGAGTACAGGTGCTCACAATGACTTCCAGCGTGCAACAAGCATCGCTCGTAAAATGGTAACAGAATACGGTATGAGTGAAAAGTTAGGACCAATGCAATTCGGTCAATCACAACAAGGCCAAGTATTCTTAGGTCGTGATTTACACAGTGAACAAAACTACAGTGATGCGATTGCTCATGAAATTGATAATGAAATCCAACGTTTCATTAAAGAAAGCTATGAGCGTGCGAAGCAGATCTTAACGGAAAACCGTGACAAGTTAGAGCTTGTAGCTCAAACATTGTTAGAAGTAGAAACGTTAGACGCTGAGCAGATCAACCACTTAGTAGATCATGGAACTCTTCCAGACCGTTCTAGTCACGTAACAGATGAAGATGTTAAAGTAAACATCCAAACAAAGACAGACGATGAAGAGCCAAAAGCATAA
- a CDS encoding type III pantothenate kinase translates to MIFVLDVGNTNTVLGVYDGDELKYHWRVETSRNKTEDEYGMTIKALLEHVSLSFKDIHGIIISSVVPPIMFALERMCQKYFHLKPLVVGPGIKTGLNIKYENPREVGADRIVNAVAGIQLYGSPLIIVDFGTATTYCYIDENKQYMGGAIAPGINISTEALYSRASKLPRIEIARPNSIVGKNTVSAMQAGILYGYVGQVEGIVARMKEQATVNPKVIATGGLATLIAKESDIIDIVDPFLTLKGLQIIYTKNME, encoded by the coding sequence ATGATTTTTGTATTAGATGTTGGAAATACCAATACGGTATTAGGTGTATACGATGGAGATGAATTAAAGTACCATTGGCGTGTAGAAACAAGCCGTAATAAAACAGAAGACGAGTATGGCATGACAATCAAAGCCTTGCTTGAGCACGTTAGTTTATCTTTTAAAGATATTCATGGTATTATTATTTCCTCTGTTGTTCCTCCTATTATGTTTGCATTGGAGAGAATGTGTCAAAAGTATTTTCATTTAAAGCCGCTTGTTGTTGGTCCTGGAATTAAGACGGGTTTAAATATTAAATATGAAAATCCACGTGAAGTGGGAGCAGACCGTATTGTCAATGCTGTTGCTGGAATTCAGCTGTACGGAAGCCCTTTAATTATCGTTGATTTTGGTACCGCAACCACATATTGCTACATTGATGAAAATAAGCAATATATGGGTGGTGCAATTGCCCCTGGTATTAATATTTCGACAGAAGCTCTTTATTCAAGAGCATCTAAGCTTCCGCGTATTGAAATTGCGCGACCAAATAGCATTGTTGGGAAAAATACAGTATCTGCGATGCAAGCAGGTATTTTATATGGATACGTTGGACAAGTAGAAGGAATTGTAGCAAGAATGAAAGAGCAAGCAACAGTAAATCCTAAAGTTATTGCTACTGGAGGACTCGCAACATTGATTGCTAAAGAGTCGGATATTATTGATATTGTGGATCCATTTTTGACTTTAAAAGGATTACAAATAATCTATACAAAAAATATGGAGTAA